One genomic region from Candidatus Mesenet endosymbiont of Agriotes lineatus encodes:
- the pssA gene encoding CDP-diacylglycerol--serine O-phosphatidyltransferase, with product MDEDNNLKFLPITKLFPNVVTLLGLCCGLTAIKFTFIKQYELSIIFILIAAIVDGVDGRIARLFRSTSHFGAELDSFADFLSFGVAPAFLLYFWVLKEIRVIGWMLVMIYVTCMSIRLARFNISLNEKKLPWQNFFFTGVPAPLGALLLLLPVIITFQLYESEYVFIAERFLTRNNIAIYSGVIALLLVSNIPTFSAKHLYIPKSLSYIFMLIFGILIISLITKPWITLPIVGIIYILTIPISSTVYLYFVYKNH from the coding sequence ATGGATGAAGATAATAATCTTAAGTTCCTACCGATTACTAAATTGTTTCCTAATGTTGTAACGCTATTGGGTTTGTGCTGTGGGCTTACTGCAATTAAGTTTACATTTATAAAACAATATGAACTATCTATCATTTTTATACTAATTGCTGCAATTGTTGATGGAGTAGATGGTAGAATAGCACGTTTATTTAGGTCTACAAGTCATTTTGGTGCAGAGCTTGATTCCTTTGCTGATTTTCTTAGTTTTGGCGTAGCACCGGCATTTTTGCTTTACTTTTGGGTACTCAAAGAAATAAGGGTAATTGGATGGATGCTTGTTATGATATATGTAACCTGTATGTCCATAAGGCTTGCACGTTTTAATATTTCACTAAATGAAAAAAAATTACCATGGCAAAATTTCTTTTTTACCGGTGTACCTGCGCCTCTAGGTGCACTGCTATTACTCTTACCTGTAATTATTACCTTTCAACTTTACGAAAGCGAATATGTTTTTATTGCAGAAAGGTTTCTAACTAGAAATAATATAGCTATATATTCTGGAGTAATAGCCCTTCTTTTGGTAAGCAACATTCCAACTTTTTCTGCTAAGCATTTGTACATACCTAAAAGCCTGTCTTATATATTCATGCTAATTTTTGGCATACTAATTATCTCTCTTATAACTAAACCCTGGATAACACTACCAATAGTAGGGATAATATACATATTAACAATACCTATAAGTAGTACGGTTTATTTATATTTTGTATATAAGAACCATTAA
- a CDS encoding phosphatidylserine decarboxylase: protein MCKFIPNINREGYIFIAASFVVSCIAFALSWGIGITFLFLTLICIYFFRDPVRVVLNDENLILSPADGVIDKIMEIDYPLLDQKQDGEQEKLVCVSIFLSVMDVHVNRIPISGMVKNLVYKKGRFFSAMLDKSCYENEKQVILITCKDGKEVIVDQIAGLIARRIVCNLKVGQQVKAGERFGMIRFGSRVNIYFQHNIKLSVVEGQTVVGGETVIANLKDNSQKKLSFNII, encoded by the coding sequence ATGTGTAAATTTATACCTAACATAAACAGAGAGGGTTACATCTTTATAGCAGCTTCTTTTGTTGTATCTTGCATAGCATTTGCCCTCTCTTGGGGAATTGGCATCACTTTTTTATTTTTAACTTTAATCTGTATTTATTTCTTCCGTGATCCAGTAAGGGTTGTACTGAATGATGAAAATTTAATATTAAGCCCAGCTGATGGCGTGATAGATAAAATTATGGAGATTGATTATCCCTTGTTAGATCAGAAACAGGATGGCGAACAAGAAAAGCTTGTATGTGTTAGCATATTTTTAAGTGTTATGGACGTTCATGTAAATCGCATACCAATTTCTGGTATGGTAAAGAATTTAGTATATAAAAAAGGAAGATTTTTTTCTGCAATGCTAGATAAGTCTTGCTATGAAAACGAAAAGCAAGTAATTTTAATTACTTGTAAAGACGGCAAGGAAGTTATTGTTGATCAAATTGCAGGACTGATTGCCCGCCGCATAGTTTGTAACTTAAAAGTCGGTCAACAAGTAAAAGCAGGAGAAAGATTTGGCATGATAAGGTTTGGCAGCCGTGTCAACATATATTTTCAGCATAACATTAAGTTAAGTGTGGTAGAGGGACAAACTGTAGTAGGTGGTGAGACCGTAATTGCAAATTTAAAAGACAATTCTCAAAAGAAACTAAGCTTTAACATTATATAA
- a CDS encoding class I SAM-dependent methyltransferase: MTFIFVSFTGGFALLKLIKISKPLITYPKDTTSYDFSVDWFSHNLENWNKYKDFFEGNENSQCLEIGALEGRSTLYTVQNYCNSKNSKTYVIDTWEWPISYYTPQEQRDLFAIFSYNLRDYIKNKKVIPLRGESRKMLLKLAYEVSQNKLQKFDFVYICGSHLAKDYMFDMTSSWEMLKVDGIMAVAGYGWDKFKENPELTPKPAVDGFLKSYKGDYEILHKGFEVHLKKIR, from the coding sequence ATGACTTTTATTTTTGTTTCTTTTACAGGAGGGTTTGCTCTGTTAAAATTAATTAAAATAAGTAAACCACTTATTACTTATCCAAAAGACACAACTAGTTATGATTTTTCTGTAGACTGGTTTAGCCATAATTTGGAGAACTGGAATAAATATAAAGATTTTTTTGAAGGTAATGAGAATTCTCAATGTCTTGAAATCGGTGCACTTGAAGGTAGATCAACACTATATACTGTTCAGAATTACTGTAACTCAAAAAATAGTAAGACTTATGTTATAGATACGTGGGAGTGGCCGATATCATATTACACACCACAAGAACAGAGAGATTTATTCGCTATATTTTCTTATAATTTAAGAGACTACATAAAAAACAAAAAAGTTATTCCTCTTAGAGGAGAATCTAGAAAAATGTTACTAAAGTTAGCATATGAGGTATCACAAAATAAGCTACAAAAGTTTGATTTTGTCTATATTTGTGGTTCGCACTTAGCAAAAGACTATATGTTTGATATGACATCATCTTGGGAAATGTTAAAAGTTGATGGAATTATGGCTGTGGCTGGTTATGGATGGGATAAGTTTAAAGAAAATCCAGAGCTAACCCCCAAACCTGCAGTAGATGGGTTTTTAAAATCTTATAAAGGTGATTATGAAATTCTACATAAAGGTTTTGAAGTACACTTAAAAAAGATTAGATGA
- a CDS encoding glycosyltransferase — protein sequence MGFNKQDERIYDLFNKVFKIYHFYKNQEQISLKYCIASDLIRLPLLNITGGIYLDMDTEITGEIGALKSKYGFNFNVQSGDGSTSVFCNFFVKPNRECPFFNSVISQYIVGIKDKILAQTVMSNVSPSSFMFECLLPRHGCVIKDGHICYTNRSAYDLFLNALLDFSSNLPSTVVLDDERRDNWKINYNNPEDLEKLGINKQANT from the coding sequence ATGGGATTTAATAAGCAAGATGAGAGAATTTATGACCTGTTCAATAAAGTGTTTAAAATATACCATTTTTATAAAAATCAAGAGCAAATATCACTTAAATATTGTATAGCCAGTGATCTAATTAGATTGCCATTATTAAATATAACAGGTGGTATTTACCTTGATATGGATACAGAAATTACAGGAGAAATAGGAGCTTTGAAAAGTAAGTATGGGTTTAACTTTAATGTTCAAAGTGGAGATGGAAGTACTAGTGTTTTCTGTAATTTTTTTGTCAAACCTAACAGAGAATGTCCATTTTTTAATAGTGTGATTTCACAATATATTGTGGGAATAAAAGATAAAATACTCGCACAAACAGTGATGAGTAATGTATCACCATCATCTTTTATGTTTGAGTGTTTACTACCCCGTCATGGATGTGTTATAAAAGATGGTCATATATGTTATACTAACCGTTCGGCATATGATCTTTTTCTTAATGCACTACTGGACTTTAGCAGTAATTTGCCGTCAACTGTCGTTTTGGATGATGAACGTCGTGATAATTGGAAAATTAACTATAATAACCCAGAAGATCTAGAAAAACTTGGTATTAATAAGCAAGCTAATACATAG
- a CDS encoding outer membrane protein assembly factor BamE has translation MILLFGFKPIIYEHGYSSLDMKLGDKIKLGDSKEAVVDLLGSPTFTLQYDDETWYYVSSKIKQYRFFQKRKCGSKSLQITFNNSNVVDYINYIVATEKEVIRVN, from the coding sequence TTGATTTTACTGTTCGGTTTTAAGCCAATTATTTATGAACATGGTTATTCTTCTTTGGACATGAAATTAGGAGATAAAATAAAGTTGGGAGATAGTAAAGAAGCAGTAGTAGATTTGCTTGGCAGTCCCACTTTTACATTACAATATGATGATGAAACTTGGTATTATGTATCAAGTAAAATAAAGCAATATCGTTTTTTTCAGAAAAGAAAATGCGGCAGTAAGTCTTTGCAAATTACCTTTAACAATAGCAATGTAGTTGATTATATTAATTATATAGTTGCCACTGAAAAAGAAGTAATTAGGGTTAATTAA
- a CDS encoding replicative DNA helicase, with protein MTETTNLLQNKPFNIEQEICKLPHNIEAEQMLIGAMIRNNGICDAMEDIIKAEALYEPLHRRIFEQIIKVRKRGIVANEMSLEMFLKEDAGFIECGGVQYLARLVAKASIALDIHSIAKIIRDAYLRRCLIEIGQGIVSDSYSYDVESPAQIQIEQAMTKLFNLAVKGQTERTYAKLSSSIAEVIEKVNLVKHNPELLGITTGFHDLNQLLGGLQKSDLLILAARPSMGKTAFALNMALNACKALQKNTEEQHVGFFSLEMSAEQLTARFMTIESGISYYKALTGKISDFELRKFLTTSSKLSDLPLIIDDTPALSISALRTKIRLLYQLYNLRVVFIDYLQLLRGTTKRSSENRVQEISEITQGLKAIAKELNIPIIALSQLSRLVEQRDDKKPQLSDLRESGSIEQDADIVMFLYREEYYELRKQPDEGSSKHRDWQEKMEKIRNIAELIVAKQRNGPIGNIKLYFSSSEGLFKDYTGRYDL; from the coding sequence ATGACAGAGACTACCAATTTATTACAAAATAAACCTTTTAACATAGAACAAGAAATATGCAAGCTACCGCATAATATAGAAGCAGAGCAAATGTTAATCGGAGCAATGATACGCAATAATGGAATTTGCGATGCTATGGAAGATATTATCAAAGCAGAGGCATTATATGAACCATTGCATCGGCGTATTTTTGAGCAGATCATTAAAGTAAGAAAACGTGGTATTGTTGCAAATGAAATGAGCTTGGAAATGTTTCTCAAAGAAGATGCAGGGTTTATTGAATGTGGAGGAGTCCAGTATTTAGCAAGGCTTGTAGCTAAAGCCAGTATAGCACTTGATATTCACAGCATTGCAAAAATTATACGAGATGCTTATTTAAGAAGATGCTTAATTGAGATTGGACAAGGTATAGTAAGTGACAGCTATAGCTATGATGTTGAAAGCCCTGCACAAATACAGATAGAACAAGCCATGACAAAGCTATTTAATCTAGCAGTTAAGGGACAAACTGAAAGAACTTATGCAAAATTATCTAGCTCAATAGCAGAGGTTATAGAAAAAGTAAATTTGGTAAAACACAACCCAGAACTACTTGGTATAACAACAGGATTTCATGACTTAAATCAGCTTTTAGGGGGCCTGCAAAAATCTGATTTATTAATCCTAGCGGCAAGGCCCTCAATGGGTAAAACGGCATTTGCACTTAATATGGCACTAAATGCTTGCAAAGCTCTACAAAAAAATACTGAAGAACAGCACGTAGGTTTTTTCTCACTTGAAATGTCGGCAGAACAGCTAACTGCAAGGTTTATGACTATAGAGTCTGGAATAAGTTATTATAAAGCCTTAACGGGAAAAATTAGCGATTTTGAGCTGCGTAAATTTTTAACTACCAGTAGTAAGCTATCAGATCTTCCGCTAATAATAGATGATACTCCAGCACTATCTATCAGCGCCCTGCGCACAAAAATAAGGCTTCTATATCAATTATATAACTTACGAGTAGTGTTTATAGATTACTTGCAACTGCTAAGGGGAACCACAAAAAGAAGTAGTGAAAATAGAGTGCAAGAAATATCAGAAATTACTCAAGGGTTAAAAGCAATTGCTAAGGAACTTAATATTCCAATTATTGCACTGTCACAGCTTTCTCGTTTGGTAGAGCAAAGAGATGATAAAAAACCACAGCTTTCTGATTTGCGTGAGTCGGGAAGTATAGAGCAAGATGCCGATATAGTGATGTTCTTATATAGAGAAGAATATTATGAGTTGAGAAAGCAACCAGATGAGGGCAGTAGCAAACATAGGGATTGGCAAGAGAAAATGGAGAAAATTAGAAATATTGCAGAACTCATCGTTGCTAAACAACGAAACGGCCCAATAGGTAACATAAAACTATATTTTAGTTCAAGCGAAGGGCTGTTTAAAGATTATACGGGAAGGTATGATCTTTAA
- a CDS encoding alanine:cation symporter family protein, producing MKIILFLPAILLLLTTSIYLSIKLKWVQILKLPFAISLLGKSNNGSSRLSSIAALFIVFGGNLGVGNISGTAVALKTGGPGFVLWMIIIIMITSIIKYVTCYFSLEKRVKHDGKYIGGPITYVGDALGSSKVTILFLIAMILASITVGNLVQVNSLSIPLNLIDVPTVVGGIAMMVVFLGSITVDARKITILMSTIVPLMTVSYFLLATIVLYKFSYNILPSIKLIFSNFLAIESLKSGLIGSFILETFSIIQVGTLRGIFATDIGLGLEGTIHSSIKSDGDFQQFKIKQSLITIISPLLVAAVVFVTTLVLLVTGAWVTDAESTNMCILAFKAAINSNYTNYIIIAIMFCFSFTTIINWFLCSKSTISYVFAGNKNCLKVWGVIFALVIPIGSICKAQILWDAADIAIAFMIMINTAAILMMFLKYKENIIGKSYYF from the coding sequence ATGAAAATAATACTCTTTTTGCCTGCAATACTACTGTTACTTACAACCAGTATTTACCTTTCAATAAAACTAAAATGGGTACAGATATTAAAATTACCTTTTGCAATATCGCTGCTGGGCAAAAGTAATAATGGAAGCAGCAGATTATCATCTATTGCAGCACTGTTTATAGTATTTGGAGGTAACTTAGGCGTAGGAAACATTTCAGGCACAGCTGTAGCACTAAAAACTGGAGGACCAGGGTTTGTGCTATGGATGATCATAATAATTATGATCACCTCCATAATTAAATACGTTACTTGCTATTTTAGTTTGGAAAAAAGAGTAAAGCATGACGGAAAGTATATAGGAGGACCAATAACTTATGTTGGTGATGCACTGGGCAGCAGTAAAGTTACAATTTTATTTCTCATAGCTATGATTTTAGCCTCCATAACTGTTGGTAATCTAGTGCAAGTTAATTCACTGTCAATACCATTGAACCTTATTGATGTTCCTACAGTTGTGGGAGGAATTGCTATGATGGTTGTTTTTCTTGGCTCTATCACAGTTGATGCTCGTAAAATTACGATTTTAATGTCAACTATAGTGCCACTTATGACTGTAAGTTACTTCTTGCTTGCTACAATAGTCTTATATAAGTTTAGTTACAATATTTTACCGTCGATAAAATTAATCTTTAGCAACTTTTTAGCAATTGAGAGTTTAAAGTCCGGCTTAATTGGCAGTTTTATACTAGAGACTTTCAGTATCATTCAAGTAGGAACACTGCGTGGTATTTTTGCAACTGATATAGGTTTAGGGCTTGAAGGAACTATACACTCATCAATAAAGAGTGATGGAGACTTTCAGCAATTTAAAATTAAGCAAAGTTTAATTACAATAATATCGCCACTACTGGTTGCAGCAGTAGTTTTTGTCACAACACTGGTACTTTTAGTCACAGGTGCATGGGTAACTGATGCAGAAAGCACAAACATGTGCATATTAGCTTTTAAAGCAGCGATTAATTCAAATTACACGAATTATATTATAATCGCTATTATGTTTTGTTTTTCTTTTACAACTATTATCAATTGGTTTCTTTGTTCTAAGTCAACTATAAGTTATGTTTTTGCAGGAAATAAAAATTGCCTTAAGGTATGGGGCGTAATATTTGCTTTGGTTATACCTATAGGTTCAATATGCAAAGCCCAAATTTTATGGGATGCAGCAGATATTGCCATTGCCTTTATGATAATGATAAATACTGCAGCAATACTTATGATGTTTTTAAAGTATAAGGAGAATATAATAGGCAAATCTTATTATTTTTAA
- a CDS encoding TRP75-related protein: protein MYRLINSFFLIICFFFIFCGSSKKIQFSKKYIPIYNPGGEYFFFDQKFSKSYELYQKRQDALKEKTTLEYNYAPKADKLGKRVNQSTKSSSQFTDSDEFTDDSSAMVNSYGIDLARLKGAKFIEVIDDSSYYEHNHEEEKPSFVALLQKIETEFEEIGHDIGSKMKNLNKKKSMNSSNQEAIVNFNNYSKAECSCGTCDDSTDVQEEDNEASNTEIEAFEDELIKDEFTEEEAKIDTE, encoded by the coding sequence ATGTATAGGCTTATTAATAGTTTTTTCTTAATTATTTGTTTCTTTTTTATATTTTGCGGTAGCAGTAAAAAAATTCAATTCAGTAAGAAATACATCCCTATTTACAATCCAGGGGGAGAATATTTTTTTTTCGATCAAAAGTTTTCAAAGTCGTATGAACTATACCAAAAACGTCAAGATGCTTTAAAAGAGAAAACTACTTTGGAATATAACTATGCTCCAAAAGCAGACAAGCTAGGCAAAAGAGTTAATCAATCTACCAAATCAAGTTCTCAATTTACTGACAGTGATGAATTTACTGATGATAGCAGTGCTATGGTTAACAGTTATGGTATAGATCTTGCGCGTCTTAAAGGTGCAAAATTTATAGAGGTTATAGATGACAGCAGTTATTATGAACATAATCACGAGGAAGAAAAGCCATCTTTTGTAGCTCTTTTGCAAAAAATAGAAACTGAATTTGAGGAAATAGGCCATGATATTGGCTCAAAGATGAAGAATCTGAATAAGAAAAAATCAATGAATTCTAGTAATCAAGAAGCCATAGTGAATTTTAATAACTATAGCAAAGCTGAATGTAGCTGCGGCACTTGCGATGATTCTACTGATGTTCAAGAGGAGGATAATGAGGCAAGTAACACTGAAATTGAAGCATTTGAAGACGAGCTTATAAAAGATGAGTTTACAGAAGAAGAAGCTAAAATAGATACGGAGTAA
- the ispG gene encoding flavodoxin-dependent (E)-4-hydroxy-3-methylbut-2-enyl-diphosphate synthase, protein MNSNLSFKEDGDTFCYSDELYRIIPTVRHRAHEVKVGKVRIGGSSPVVVQSMALGPVKQPDKHEGAEFQQYIQEAIQEVVELAHAGSELVRIALNSDIATKSVPYIRDALVKEGFDEKMIVGCGQYELDRLLVDYPEESKALGKIRINPGNVGFGDKRDEKFERIIEYAIKYDIPVRIGVNWGSLDKYLASKLMDENAASESPQPSDVVLRKALVMSALNSAKHAEKIGLSPDKIVISCKVSKVQDLISVYTALAKLSNYALHLGLTEAGGGSKAVIGTASGLSYLLQNGIGDTIRASLTQRAGEPRTNEVKVCQEILQAIGLRHFEPQLTSCPGCGRTNGSYFRELAEKVDNYMKERMPVWKEKNPGVEYMNVAVMGCVVNGPGESRHANLGISLPGYGEKPITAVYADGKYFCSLKGSNIFEQFTGIIEDYVSKYYVCSS, encoded by the coding sequence ATGAATAGCAATTTATCTTTTAAAGAGGATGGTGATACTTTCTGTTATAGTGATGAGTTGTACAGGATAATACCTACAGTTAGACATAGAGCTCATGAAGTCAAAGTTGGCAAAGTAAGAATTGGAGGAAGCAGTCCAGTAGTAGTGCAATCTATGGCACTTGGTCCAGTTAAGCAACCTGATAAACACGAAGGTGCGGAATTTCAGCAGTATATACAGGAAGCTATACAAGAGGTAGTAGAACTTGCGCATGCTGGTTCTGAGCTTGTTCGCATTGCACTGAATTCAGATATAGCTACTAAATCTGTTCCTTACATCAGAGATGCGCTAGTGAAAGAAGGATTTGATGAAAAAATGATAGTAGGGTGTGGTCAATATGAGCTGGATAGGCTTTTAGTTGACTATCCCGAGGAATCAAAGGCACTAGGGAAAATTCGTATTAATCCAGGTAATGTTGGCTTTGGTGATAAGCGTGATGAAAAATTTGAAAGAATAATAGAATATGCAATCAAGTATGATATTCCTGTTAGGATCGGAGTAAATTGGGGTAGTCTTGATAAATACTTAGCTTCAAAGCTTATGGATGAAAATGCTGCAAGTGAGAGCCCTCAGCCTTCTGATGTGGTCTTAAGAAAGGCATTAGTTATGTCTGCTTTAAATAGTGCAAAACATGCGGAAAAAATTGGGCTCAGTCCAGATAAAATCGTTATTTCTTGCAAAGTAAGCAAAGTTCAAGACTTGATCTCAGTCTATACTGCACTAGCAAAGCTATCCAACTACGCTCTGCACTTAGGCTTAACTGAAGCGGGCGGTGGCAGCAAAGCAGTAATAGGTACAGCATCTGGTCTATCGTACTTGCTGCAGAATGGAATAGGTGATACTATACGTGCTTCCTTAACCCAACGTGCTGGTGAACCTCGTACTAATGAAGTTAAAGTATGTCAAGAAATACTGCAAGCTATAGGTTTGCGTCACTTTGAGCCACAACTTACTTCTTGTCCAGGATGTGGACGTACCAACGGCAGTTATTTTCGTGAATTAGCTGAAAAGGTTGATAATTATATGAAAGAACGTATGCCTGTGTGGAAAGAGAAAAATCCTGGTGTTGAGTATATGAACGTTGCAGTAATGGGCTGTGTAGTTAATGGTCCAGGTGAAAGCAGACATGCAAATCTAGGGATAAGCCTGCCAGGATATGGTGAAAAACCAATAACTGCTGTGTATGCTGATGGTAAATATTTTTGCTCTTTAAAAGGAAGCAACATCTTCGAGCAGTTTACAGGCATTATAGAGGATTATGTATCAAAATATTACGTTTGTAGTAGTTAA
- a CDS encoding pentapeptide repeat-containing protein, translating into MIYVLCVLLSLFYHTSYADDKHFSEKTKNVKYVSYDKKVFLNFVIKCHEKKVPLNFKAGFGENLSGADFSGLYIRGAVFDGMTLVGANFANADITDSSFVGADLQGANFSNSNLHGSSMNYTNLSFANLVSTDLSKTTFNNANIGSANISNADLHNVNMHNVKGIYTDFSNSNLTYAYLVQSDFSHANFENIQAENIAIQASNLSKANIFGANLYNSRVQFSSLEDTIMYGVNLGDSDLTGTNMQRAYLDTSYINGANLYMVNLKGASMYAADLNYSNFFKADLSNANLKNTSFLRSNLKDATLAGSDMSFSNFQNTFAIYADIHSGKFYSNNILNTNFSGAFFDSAIFDNVKLDETNLSETFMTNVKWKNSFIFNSLLSYAKVENNQIDSSLYLNVNSDHTNWVNSKIHNTSFIGSNFSYSVFHNNTFDKTSFSNNDFNSSIISNSLFNSSSVYKNSLTDLQLENCQFNTTVMLENEGQYNFNDYLLKSQVITSTEDLQHFILSNKRLEVNYSDLDFSNMDLSNTDLTDSILNRANFSGANLKGANLSNAQLRSAIFHRSILNNTDMSGCNLEGADFSWSNLQGTIFKNANLLSTRFFEAIGLESTIK; encoded by the coding sequence ATGATTTATGTTTTATGTGTACTGTTGAGCCTATTTTATCATACTAGTTACGCAGATGATAAGCATTTTTCAGAAAAGACTAAAAATGTAAAGTACGTATCCTACGATAAAAAAGTCTTTTTGAATTTTGTCATAAAATGCCATGAAAAAAAAGTGCCTCTTAATTTCAAAGCAGGGTTTGGTGAAAACTTATCTGGTGCAGACTTTAGTGGCTTATATATAAGAGGTGCAGTTTTTGATGGCATGACTTTAGTTGGAGCAAATTTTGCTAATGCAGATATAACAGATTCTTCCTTTGTCGGTGCAGATTTGCAAGGTGCAAATTTTTCAAATTCTAATTTGCATGGCTCTAGTATGAACTACACAAACTTAAGTTTCGCCAACTTAGTTTCTACCGATTTAAGCAAAACAACCTTTAATAATGCTAATATTGGTAGTGCTAATATTAGTAACGCTGATTTGCATAATGTAAATATGCACAACGTAAAAGGCATATACACTGATTTCTCAAACTCCAATCTCACTTATGCTTACCTAGTTCAATCAGATTTTAGCCATGCAAACTTTGAAAATATTCAAGCGGAAAATATTGCTATACAAGCAAGTAATCTATCTAAAGCAAATATTTTTGGTGCAAATTTATATAACTCAAGAGTACAATTTTCTTCCTTGGAAGATACTATAATGTACGGAGTAAATTTAGGTGATTCTGATCTAACAGGCACAAATATGCAAAGAGCATATTTGGATACATCATATATAAATGGTGCCAATTTATATATGGTTAACCTAAAAGGCGCAAGCATGTATGCTGCTGATTTGAACTATTCTAATTTCTTTAAAGCAGATTTAAGTAATGCAAACTTAAAAAATACTTCTTTTTTAAGATCAAATCTAAAAGATGCTACTTTGGCAGGCAGCGATATGAGCTTTAGTAACTTCCAAAATACTTTTGCTATTTATGCTGATATTCATAGTGGAAAGTTTTACTCTAATAACATACTAAACACCAATTTCAGTGGTGCATTTTTTGATAGTGCGATATTTGATAATGTAAAGCTTGATGAAACTAACTTAAGTGAAACATTCATGACCAACGTAAAATGGAAAAATTCATTTATATTTAATAGTCTTCTCTCTTATGCTAAAGTTGAAAATAATCAAATAGATAGCTCATTGTACTTGAATGTAAATTCAGACCACACAAATTGGGTAAATTCAAAAATACACAATACTAGTTTTATAGGAAGTAACTTTAGTTACTCTGTATTTCATAATAATACATTTGATAAAACTAGTTTTTCTAACAATGATTTTAATTCATCAATAATTAGCAATTCATTATTTAATTCTTCAAGCGTATATAAAAATTCATTAACAGACCTTCAATTAGAGAATTGTCAGTTTAATACAACAGTTATGCTTGAAAATGAGGGACAATATAACTTTAATGACTATCTACTTAAAAGCCAAGTTATTACTTCAACTGAAGATTTACAACATTTTATACTAAGTAATAAAAGGCTTGAAGTTAATTATTCCGATCTTGATTTTTCAAATATGGATTTAAGTAATACTGACTTGACCGATTCTATATTAAATAGAGCAAACTTTTCTGGTGCTAATTTAAAAGGTGCAAATTTATCTAATGCACAACTTCGTTCAGCTATTTTTCACAGGTCTATACTAAATAACACTGATATGTCTGGTTGCAATTTAGAAGGCGCAGACTTTTCTTGGTCAAATCTGCAAGGTACAATATTTAAAAATGCCAATTTACTTAGTACTAGATTTTTTGAGGCAATTGGTTTAGAATCTACTATTAAGTAA
- the gmk gene encoding guanylate kinase: protein MLILSSPSGAGKTTISNELVTKESNLIKSISVTTRKPRPGEIDRKDYNFINKKEFFSLCNAGQMLEHAIVFNNHYGIPREPVESNLARGINVLFSIDWQGAASLTRVMKEKVVSIFILPPSIKELQFRLKKRNCKTPDDEIKNRLGQACSEMERCLYYDYVITNHSVDDSVQKIRQILHSEKMKVKRKMNLKNFLQNMSQEILDLN, encoded by the coding sequence ATGCTTATTTTATCTTCCCCATCTGGTGCTGGTAAAACCACGATCTCAAATGAGCTAGTTACTAAAGAAAGTAATTTAATCAAGTCTATTTCTGTTACTACCCGTAAGCCTCGTCCAGGGGAGATAGATAGGAAAGATTATAATTTTATTAATAAGAAAGAGTTTTTTAGCCTTTGTAATGCTGGGCAAATGTTAGAGCACGCCATAGTATTCAATAACCATTATGGTATACCAAGAGAACCAGTAGAGAGCAACCTAGCAAGAGGAATAAATGTGTTATTTAGCATAGACTGGCAAGGCGCTGCTAGCTTAACTAGAGTTATGAAAGAAAAAGTTGTTAGTATTTTTATATTACCTCCATCAATTAAGGAACTTCAATTTCGGCTAAAAAAACGTAACTGCAAAACACCAGATGATGAAATTAAAAATAGACTAGGTCAAGCATGTTCTGAAATGGAACGTTGTCTTTATTATGATTATGTCATAACAAACCATAGTGTTGATGATAGTGTACAGAAAATTAGACAGATACTGCATTCAGAAAAAATGAAAGTAAAAAGAAAAATGAACTTGAAGAACTTTTTACAGAATATGTCTCAAGAAATTTTAGATCTTAATTAA